One genomic window of candidate division TA06 bacterium includes the following:
- the rpoC gene encoding DNA-directed RNA polymerase subunit beta', translated as MEVRATDFDFIKLKLASPEIIHGWSLGEVTKPETINYRTFKPERDGLFCEKIFGPTKDWECNCGKYKKIRFKGVICDRCGVEVTLSRVRRERMGHIDLAVPVAHIWYFKSLPSRIGQLLDVSIRDLERVLYYESYIVIEPGSSGFKKKELINEDQCIKAEEEYGKDFIAQMGAEAIRELLKEINIDDLSAELRSRLRLEVSAEVKKNVLKRLRIVEAFRKSGNRPEWMILSAIPVIPPDLRPLVPLEGGRFATSDLNDLYRRVITRNNRLKKIIDMRAPEIILRNEKRMLQEAVDALFDNGRRSRALKGRGNRELKSLSEILRGKQGRFRQNLLGKRVDYSGRSVIVVGPELKPYQCGLPKSMALELFKPFILKKLEEKGYVQSVKSAKRLVEKEKPGVWEILEEIVKEHPVLLNRAPTLHRLGIQAFEPVLIEGKAIRIHPLVCEAFNADFDGDQMAVHGPLSYEAQIEAATLMLSTNNVLSPASGRPVITPRQDIVIGCYYLTKPRAGVKGEGKAFTDQNEVMLAYENGMLALHAKIQIKVNDRKIETTAGRVIFNQIVPPELGYVNDTLDKKAIDKMAMQSFRKLGNFKTAMFMDEVKKMGFTYATQAGVTISLYDVIVPAEKEGLVKKGIEATEKILGQYRKGVITDTERYNKVIDTWTHVNNQVTEALIKRLADDRQGFNPVFMMLDSGARGSREQVRQLGGMRGLMSKPQKRLTGQEIIETPIINNLREGLTIVEYFISTHGARKGLADTALKTSEAGYLTRRLVDVAQDIIITEEDCGTIMGEDRGALKEGEEIIESLRDRVLGRVAMEDVINPITGEMIVSSGEEITEDAAEELSEAGIENIRIRSVLTCEAKRGLCRKCYGRNLATGRIVDMGEATGVMAAQSIGEPGTQLTLRTFHIGGTAARIAAQSKVSAKIPGTLEFKALETIAKETGEVVVINRDGEIILHGEKAGIKTRYSVPYASVLKTVDQAKVAPGDTLFEWDPHTAVILAEHSGTIQFADMIPDVTISEEFDEITGMRRPVVIESKDKNKNLYPHINITDKRGKSLSSYPIPIGARIMAQNGQVITAGEFLAKTSREISKTRDITAGLPRVAELFEARKPADPSVVSEIDGRIKLGEIAKGQRTVLVRNENGEERAYLIPLNKHLYVRDGDKVKAGEKITEGSINPHDILRIRGTAAVQVYLVNEIQEVYRLNGVAINDKHIEVIVRQMLQKVRVQDPGDTIYIEGDQVDKASVREENERVLHEGGRPATFESLLMGITKSALSTSSWVSAASFQETTRVLTEAAVQGKSDPLLGLKENVIVGRLIPAGTGIRRYRNFKIEEEQPQEQPAEK; from the coding sequence CGGTGGCCCACATCTGGTATTTCAAATCCCTGCCCTCGCGGATCGGGCAGCTTTTGGACGTCTCCATCCGGGACCTGGAACGGGTGCTGTACTACGAAAGCTACATCGTAATCGAGCCCGGCTCTTCGGGATTCAAGAAGAAGGAGCTGATCAACGAGGATCAGTGCATCAAGGCCGAGGAGGAATACGGCAAGGATTTCATCGCCCAGATGGGCGCCGAGGCCATCCGGGAACTGCTCAAGGAGATCAACATCGACGATCTGTCGGCCGAGCTGCGCTCCCGCTTAAGGCTCGAGGTTTCGGCCGAGGTCAAGAAGAACGTCTTGAAACGGCTCCGGATCGTGGAGGCCTTTCGCAAGTCGGGCAACCGTCCGGAGTGGATGATCCTTTCGGCCATCCCGGTGATCCCGCCGGACCTGCGTCCTTTGGTGCCGCTGGAAGGAGGGCGCTTCGCGACTTCTGATCTGAATGACCTCTACCGCCGGGTCATCACCCGCAACAACCGGCTGAAGAAGATCATTGACATGCGGGCCCCGGAGATCATCCTGCGCAACGAAAAGCGGATGCTGCAGGAGGCGGTGGACGCCCTGTTCGACAACGGACGCCGCTCCCGGGCCCTGAAGGGCCGGGGCAACCGCGAGCTGAAGAGCCTGTCCGAGATCCTGCGCGGCAAGCAGGGACGGTTCCGCCAGAACCTGCTGGGCAAGCGGGTGGACTATTCCGGCCGCTCGGTGATCGTGGTCGGCCCCGAGCTGAAACCCTACCAGTGCGGCCTTCCCAAGAGCATGGCGCTGGAACTGTTCAAGCCCTTCATCCTGAAAAAGCTGGAGGAAAAGGGCTACGTCCAGAGCGTCAAGAGCGCCAAGCGCCTGGTGGAAAAGGAAAAGCCAGGGGTCTGGGAAATCCTGGAAGAGATAGTCAAGGAGCATCCGGTGCTGCTGAACCGGGCCCCCACCCTGCACCGCCTGGGCATCCAGGCCTTTGAGCCGGTGCTGATCGAGGGCAAGGCCATCCGGATCCACCCCCTGGTCTGCGAGGCCTTCAACGCCGACTTCGACGGCGACCAGATGGCGGTCCACGGGCCCCTTTCCTACGAGGCCCAGATCGAGGCCGCCACCCTGATGCTCTCCACCAACAACGTGCTGTCGCCGGCCTCGGGCCGCCCGGTGATCACACCCCGGCAGGACATCGTCATCGGCTGTTATTACCTGACCAAGCCCCGGGCCGGGGTCAAGGGCGAGGGCAAGGCCTTTACCGATCAGAACGAGGTGATGCTGGCCTACGAGAACGGAATGCTGGCCCTGCACGCCAAGATCCAGATCAAGGTCAACGACCGCAAGATAGAGACCACAGCCGGCCGGGTGATCTTCAACCAGATAGTTCCCCCGGAACTGGGATACGTCAACGATACCCTGGACAAGAAGGCCATCGACAAGATGGCCATGCAGTCGTTCCGCAAGCTGGGCAACTTCAAGACCGCCATGTTCATGGATGAGGTCAAGAAGATGGGCTTCACCTACGCCACCCAGGCCGGAGTGACCATCAGCCTTTACGACGTGATCGTGCCGGCCGAGAAGGAGGGACTGGTCAAGAAGGGGATCGAGGCCACCGAGAAGATCCTGGGCCAGTACCGCAAGGGAGTGATCACCGACACCGAGCGCTACAACAAAGTGATCGACACCTGGACCCACGTCAACAACCAGGTAACCGAGGCCCTGATCAAGCGACTGGCCGACGACCGCCAGGGATTCAATCCGGTGTTCATGATGCTGGATTCCGGGGCCCGGGGCAGCCGGGAACAGGTGCGCCAGCTGGGCGGGATGAGGGGACTGATGTCCAAGCCCCAGAAGCGCCTGACCGGACAGGAGATCATCGAGACCCCCATCATCAACAACCTGCGGGAAGGCCTGACCATCGTGGAGTACTTCATCTCCACCCACGGCGCCCGCAAGGGATTGGCCGACACCGCCCTCAAGACATCCGAGGCCGGATACCTCACCAGAAGGCTGGTGGATGTGGCCCAAGACATCATCATCACCGAAGAGGACTGCGGCACCATCATGGGCGAGGACCGGGGCGCCCTCAAGGAAGGCGAGGAGATCATCGAGTCGCTCAGGGACCGGGTGCTGGGGCGGGTGGCCATGGAGGACGTGATCAACCCCATCACCGGCGAGATGATAGTCTCATCGGGCGAGGAGATCACCGAGGATGCGGCCGAGGAATTGTCCGAGGCCGGCATCGAGAATATCCGGATCCGTTCGGTGCTGACCTGCGAGGCCAAGCGCGGCCTGTGCCGCAAGTGCTACGGGCGCAACCTGGCCACCGGCCGGATAGTGGACATGGGCGAGGCCACCGGAGTGATGGCCGCCCAGTCCATCGGCGAGCCGGGCACCCAGCTGACCCTGCGCACCTTCCACATCGGCGGCACGGCGGCCCGGATCGCGGCCCAGTCCAAGGTCTCGGCCAAGATCCCGGGAACCCTGGAGTTCAAGGCGCTGGAGACCATAGCCAAGGAAACGGGCGAGGTGGTGGTCATCAACCGCGACGGCGAGATCATCCTTCACGGAGAGAAGGCCGGAATCAAGACCCGCTACAGCGTGCCTTACGCCTCGGTGCTTAAGACCGTCGATCAGGCCAAGGTGGCCCCCGGCGACACCTTGTTCGAGTGGGATCCCCACACCGCCGTCATCCTGGCCGAACACTCCGGCACCATCCAGTTCGCCGACATGATCCCCGACGTCACCATCTCCGAGGAGTTCGACGAAATAACCGGGATGCGCCGGCCGGTGGTGATAGAGAGCAAGGACAAGAACAAGAACCTGTATCCCCACATCAACATCACAGATAAACGGGGCAAGAGCCTATCCAGCTATCCCATTCCCATCGGGGCCCGGATCATGGCCCAGAACGGTCAGGTGATAACGGCCGGCGAGTTCCTGGCCAAGACCTCGCGCGAGATATCCAAGACCCGCGACATCACCGCCGGTCTGCCCCGGGTAGCCGAGCTGTTCGAAGCCCGGAAGCCGGCCGATCCATCGGTGGTCTCCGAGATCGATGGCCGGATCAAGCTGGGCGAGATTGCCAAGGGCCAGCGCACGGTGCTGGTTCGCAACGAGAACGGCGAGGAAAGGGCCTACCTGATTCCGCTCAACAAGCACCTCTACGTTCGGGACGGAGACAAGGTCAAGGCCGGGGAAAAGATAACGGAGGGTTCCATCAATCCCCACGACATTTTGCGGATCCGGGGCACGGCGGCGGTCCAGGTCTATCTGGTCAACGAGATCCAGGAGGTCTACCGGCTGAACGGCGTGGCCATCAACGACAAGCACATCGAGGTGATAGTGCGCCAGATGCTGCAGAAGGTGCGGGTCCAGGATCCGGGCGACACCATCTACATCGAAGGCGATCAGGTGGACAAGGCTTCGGTGCGCGAGGAGAACGAACGGGTGCTGCACGAGGGCGGCCGTCCGGCCACTTTCGAATCGCTGCTGATGGGCATCACCAAGTCGGCCCTTTCCACTTCCAGCTGGGTCTCGGCGGCCTCCTTCCAGGAGACCACCAGGGTCCTGACCGAAGCCGCGGTCCAGGGAAAATCGGACCCGCTGCTGGGATTGAAGGAGAACGTGATAGTGGGACGGCTGATCCCGGCCGGGACCGGGATCCGGCGCTACCGCAATTTCAAGATCGAGGAGGAGCAACCCCAGGAACAGCCGGCAGAGAAATAA